In one bacterium genomic region, the following are encoded:
- the rpsC gene encoding 30S ribosomal protein S3 encodes MGQKVHPIGFRVGITRGWVSTWYAKRDYADNLHEDIHIRGYVKSRLSHAGVSSVEIERTSQRVRVNIWTARPGIIIGKRGSEVDKLKADLQSLTGKQVYVNIKEVRKAEMEAQLVAENVAMQLERRIAFRRAMKKAVTSALRFGAKGIKIQCSGRLGGAEIARTEWYREGRVPLQTLRADIDYGFAEAKTTYGMCGVKVWIFRGEMIRSARRRPPEAMTSSPSGGSEN; translated from the coding sequence ATGGGCCAGAAGGTACACCCCATCGGTTTTCGGGTGGGCATTACCCGCGGGTGGGTTTCCACCTGGTACGCCAAGCGGGACTACGCCGACAACCTGCATGAAGACATCCATATCCGCGGCTATGTGAAAAGCCGCCTCTCACATGCGGGGGTGAGCAGCGTTGAGATCGAGCGCACGAGCCAGCGCGTCCGGGTGAACATCTGGACGGCCCGGCCCGGCATCATCATCGGCAAGCGCGGGTCGGAAGTGGACAAGCTGAAGGCGGACCTGCAGAGCCTTACCGGCAAGCAGGTGTATGTGAACATCAAGGAAGTCCGCAAGGCCGAGATGGAGGCCCAGCTGGTGGCCGAGAACGTCGCCATGCAGCTCGAGCGGCGGATCGCCTTCCGGCGCGCCATGAAGAAGGCGGTGACCTCGGCGCTCCGTTTCGGAGCCAAGGGCATCAAGATTCAGTGCAGCGGCCGGCTCGGCGGGGCGGAGATCGCCCGCACGGAGTGGTATCGCGAGGGGCGGGTTCCGCTTCAAACCCTCCGCGCGGACATTGACTACGGCTTTGCCGAGGCCAAGACGACGTACGGGATGTGTGGCGTGAAGGTATGGATTTTCCGGGGGGAGATGATTCGCTCGGCACGGCGGCGCCCGCCCGAGGCCATGACTTCCTCACCCTCGGGCGGCTCTGAGAACTAG
- the rplV gene encoding 50S ribosomal protein L22, giving the protein MSKASLKYYRSKPRKTRQLADMIRGKRVSEALILLQLSPRASSEAFSKLIVSALANATDKGENDDPEGLVIRQVTVDNGPTLKRMRPRARGRMGRVLHRMCHIHVEIGEGR; this is encoded by the coding sequence ATGTCGAAGGCGAGCCTGAAATACTACCGGAGCAAGCCGCGCAAGACGCGGCAGCTGGCCGATATGATTCGCGGTAAGCGCGTTTCGGAGGCCCTGATCCTGCTTCAGCTCTCCCCGCGTGCGTCCTCCGAGGCGTTTTCGAAATTGATTGTCTCTGCCCTTGCGAATGCGACGGACAAGGGGGAGAACGACGACCCCGAAGGGCTTGTGATTCGGCAAGTAACCGTGGATAACGGCCCGACGCTCAAGCGGATGCGGCCCAGGGCGCGCGGGCGGATGGGTCGGGTGCTGCACCGCATGTGCCACATCCACGTAGAGATCGGCGAAGGCCGGTAG
- the rpsS gene encoding 30S ribosomal protein S19, whose product MSRSLHKGPFTDEHLLKKVEAMGSGGDKRMIRTWSRRSTIIPDFVGYTFAVHNGRKFIPVYVTENMVGFKLGDFSPTRTFKAHAGITKRQISLK is encoded by the coding sequence ATGAGTCGTTCGCTTCACAAGGGACCGTTTACCGACGAGCACCTTCTGAAGAAGGTGGAGGCGATGGGCAGCGGTGGCGACAAGCGGATGATCCGCACCTGGTCGCGCCGCTCGACCATCATCCCCGATTTTGTCGGTTACACCTTTGCCGTGCACAACGGGAGAAAGTTTATTCCCGTGTATGTGACCGAGAACATGGTGGGCTTCAAGCTGGGAGATTTCTCGCCCACCCGCACGTTCAAGGCCCATGCCGGGATAACCAAGCGTCAGATTTCGTTGAAGTAG
- the rplB gene encoding 50S ribosomal protein L2, which produces MPVRRYKPTSPGRRFQEVLTREDITREKPEKSLIRGLRKTGGRNNLGRTTAFHRGGGHKRRYRVIDFRREKIGIPAKVRSIEYDPNRTARVALLVYADGEKRYIIAPSGIQVGDVLNAGPEAEIRLGNALPVANIPMGTICHNIEIKPGAGGQIARSAGASAQLMAKEGDYAHFRLSSGEVRMIHLSCYATLGEVGNADHSNMSYGKAGRKRWLGRKPHVRGVAMNPVDHPLGGGEGKSSGGRHPVTPWGKPTKGYKTRKVNKPSSKFIVRRRRKSR; this is translated from the coding sequence ATGCCGGTCAGGCGATATAAGCCCACATCTCCAGGGAGACGCTTCCAGGAGGTTCTCACTCGGGAGGACATCACCCGTGAGAAGCCCGAGAAGTCCCTCATCCGCGGGCTCAGGAAGACCGGAGGCCGGAACAACCTCGGCCGGACCACGGCCTTTCACCGCGGCGGGGGCCACAAGCGGCGCTATCGGGTGATCGATTTCCGGCGTGAAAAGATCGGGATTCCGGCCAAGGTCCGCTCCATCGAGTATGACCCGAACCGCACCGCCCGCGTGGCGCTCCTGGTCTACGCCGATGGCGAAAAGAGATACATCATCGCCCCGAGCGGAATTCAGGTGGGCGATGTGCTGAATGCGGGACCGGAGGCCGAAATCCGGCTGGGCAACGCGCTGCCGGTGGCGAACATCCCGATGGGGACGATTTGCCACAACATCGAGATCAAGCCCGGCGCCGGCGGACAGATTGCCCGCAGCGCCGGCGCCAGCGCCCAGCTGATGGCCAAGGAGGGAGATTACGCCCACTTCCGGCTGTCCTCGGGCGAGGTGCGGATGATTCATTTGTCCTGCTACGCCACCCTCGGCGAGGTGGGCAACGCAGATCACTCGAACATGAGCTACGGCAAAGCCGGCAGAAAGCGCTGGCTCGGCCGCAAGCCCCATGTCCGCGGGGTGGCCATGAATCCGGTGGACCATCCCCTCGGCGGCGGCGAGGGGAAAAGCTCGGGTGGCCGCCATCCGGTGACCCCCTGGGGCAAGCCGACCAAGGGATACAAGACGCGGAAGGTGAACAAGCCTTCCTCCAAATTCATCGTTCGGCGCAGGCGGAAGAGCCGTTAG
- the rplW gene encoding 50S ribosomal protein L23, whose product MEPTLVIKRPCVTEKSIESSEAANKVAFEVDIRAGKKEIQRAVESLFGVTVLKVNTLRMPGKRVRVGRHFGTRAPWKKAIVTLQEGDKIEFFESA is encoded by the coding sequence ATGGAACCGACATTGGTGATCAAGCGGCCTTGCGTCACGGAAAAAAGCATCGAGTCCAGCGAGGCAGCCAACAAGGTGGCCTTCGAGGTCGATATCCGGGCCGGGAAAAAAGAAATTCAGCGCGCGGTGGAGTCTCTTTTCGGGGTGACTGTCCTGAAGGTGAACACCCTGCGGATGCCCGGCAAGCGGGTTCGCGTGGGACGTCATTTCGGAACGCGGGCGCCCTGGAAGAAGGCCATCGTCACCCTTCAAGAGGGTGACAAGATCGAGTTTTTCGAGTCGGCCTAG
- the rplD gene encoding 50S ribosomal protein L4, giving the protein MAQIEVHDLEGKVVEQVDLPGGVFDGVVRLHLIHEMVKFQLASQRAGTHSTKGRAEVHGSNAKPFRQKGTGRARAGDVKSPIWRHGGTTFGPKPRDYTHKMNKKMKLGALRSALNLKWKEGKLKVVRDLDIEAPRTKLMIGALERLDTRGKTLLVHGTPGENFLLAVRNLQGTKPLSVEGLNVYDIMWHEHLVCTKDALGSLEKRLAG; this is encoded by the coding sequence ATGGCTCAGATCGAGGTACACGACCTCGAAGGCAAAGTGGTGGAGCAGGTCGATCTTCCCGGCGGGGTGTTCGACGGGGTGGTGAGACTTCACCTGATCCACGAGATGGTGAAATTCCAGCTGGCCAGCCAGCGGGCTGGGACCCACTCGACCAAGGGCCGCGCCGAGGTCCACGGGTCGAACGCGAAGCCCTTTCGCCAGAAGGGTACGGGCCGCGCCCGCGCGGGCGATGTGAAATCCCCCATCTGGCGGCACGGGGGCACCACCTTCGGGCCCAAGCCGCGGGATTACACCCATAAGATGAACAAGAAGATGAAGCTGGGCGCTCTCAGGAGCGCGCTGAACCTGAAATGGAAAGAGGGAAAGCTCAAGGTGGTGCGCGATCTCGACATCGAAGCGCCCAGGACAAAGCTGATGATCGGCGCGCTCGAGCGTCTTGACACCCGGGGGAAGACCCTCCTGGTCCACGGCACGCCCGGAGAAAACTTCCTGCTCGCGGTGCGGAACCTTCAGGGGACCAAGCCCCTTTCCGTCGAAGGGCTCAACGTTTACGACATCATGTGGCACGAGCATCTCGTCTGCACCAAGGACGCGCTTGGTTCACTTGAGAAAAGATTGGCGGGTTAG
- the rplC gene encoding 50S ribosomal protein L3, whose amino-acid sequence MNYILGRKVGMTHVFSPDGGTIPVTVVEAGPCTVVQKKTEKKDGYEAIQVGFLPHKEKGFTKAELGHFKKAGVQPFAELHEVPLGEGDAGLEVGAVIDASVFDRGDRVDVTCKSKGRGFAGVLKRHGFAGGPGGHGGMFDRLAGSMGSSAYPSKIIKGKKMPGHMGDKKTTIIGLLVVDVIPEDNVILLRGSVPGAKNGVLLLKRSTRTGAGLDDKPKEQVRSMNPLKASKRAARGG is encoded by the coding sequence ATGAACTACATTCTAGGCCGCAAGGTGGGGATGACCCATGTGTTTTCACCCGACGGGGGGACGATCCCCGTGACGGTGGTGGAGGCGGGCCCCTGCACGGTCGTTCAGAAGAAGACCGAAAAGAAGGACGGCTACGAGGCGATCCAGGTCGGCTTCCTTCCCCACAAGGAGAAGGGCTTTACGAAGGCCGAACTCGGGCATTTCAAGAAGGCCGGCGTGCAGCCCTTCGCCGAGCTTCACGAAGTGCCTCTGGGCGAGGGCGACGCCGGGCTCGAGGTTGGCGCTGTCATTGATGCCTCGGTGTTTGACCGCGGCGACCGGGTGGATGTCACCTGCAAGAGCAAGGGCCGCGGGTTTGCGGGCGTCCTCAAGCGCCACGGTTTCGCCGGCGGCCCTGGCGGCCACGGCGGAATGTTCGACCGCCTTGCGGGATCGATGGGTTCCTCGGCCTACCCCTCGAAAATCATCAAGGGAAAGAAGATGCCCGGCCACATGGGCGACAAAAAGACGACCATCATCGGTCTTCTGGTGGTGGATGTGATTCCTGAGGACAACGTGATCCTGCTCCGCGGCTCCGTGCCGGGGGCGAAGAACGGGGTTCTTCTTCTCAAGCGCAGCACGCGGACGGGCGCGGGACTCGACGATAAGCCCAAGGAACAGGTTCGGAGCATGAACCCGCTCAAGGCTTCCAAGCGCGCCGCGCGCGGTGGTTAG
- the rpsJ gene encoding 30S ribosomal protein S10: MSQKIRIRLKAYDHRLLDQSVSEIVDTVKRTGADVVGPIPLPTSLNKYTVLRSPHIDKKSREQFEIRTHKRLVDIVEPTQQTVDALMKLELAAGVDVEIKL; encoded by the coding sequence ATGAGTCAGAAGATTCGGATTCGTCTAAAAGCGTATGATCACCGGCTTCTCGATCAATCGGTGAGTGAGATCGTGGATACGGTGAAGCGCACCGGTGCGGATGTGGTTGGTCCCATCCCGTTGCCGACGTCGCTCAACAAATATACGGTTCTTCGCTCTCCCCACATTGACAAGAAATCCCGGGAACAGTTCGAGATCCGCACCCATAAGCGGTTGGTGGATATCGTGGAGCCCACCCAGCAGACGGTGGACGCGCTCATGAAGCTTGAGCTTGCCGCTGGTGTGGATGTCGAGATCAAGCTCTAG
- the tuf gene encoding elongation factor Tu, giving the protein MAKAKFERTKPHVNVGTIGHVDHGKTTLTAAITKHLSTKGMAKAVAFDEIDRAPEERERGITIATAHVEYETEKRHYAHVDCPGHADYVKNMITGAAQMDGAILVVSAADGPMPQTREHILLARQVGVPHIVVFLNKVDMVDDEELLELVELEVRELLSAYDFPGDDIPVVKGSALKALEGTETGCIDELMSAVDEHIPVPVRDVDKPFLMPVEDVFSISGRGTVATGRIERGIVKVGDEVEIVGITDTAKTVATGVEMFRKLLDQGQAGDNVGVLLRGVKKDEIERGQVLSAPGSITPHVKFKGEVYILTKEEGGRHTPFFNGYRPQFYFRTTDVTGIVDLPEGREMVMPGDNVTIDVALITPIAMEKELRFAIREGGRTVGAGVVTEVIE; this is encoded by the coding sequence ATGGCGAAGGCGAAATTTGAGCGGACGAAGCCGCACGTGAACGTAGGGACGATTGGTCACGTGGACCATGGCAAGACGACGTTGACGGCGGCGATAACGAAGCACCTGTCCACGAAGGGGATGGCGAAGGCGGTTGCGTTTGATGAGATAGACAGGGCTCCGGAGGAGCGCGAGCGGGGGATCACGATAGCGACGGCGCACGTGGAGTACGAGACGGAGAAGCGCCACTACGCGCACGTGGACTGTCCGGGGCACGCGGACTACGTGAAGAACATGATCACCGGTGCGGCCCAGATGGACGGCGCGATTTTGGTGGTATCGGCGGCGGACGGACCGATGCCGCAGACGCGCGAGCACATACTTCTGGCCCGTCAGGTAGGGGTTCCGCACATCGTCGTATTTTTGAACAAAGTGGACATGGTGGACGATGAAGAGCTTCTGGAGCTTGTAGAGCTGGAAGTTCGCGAGCTGCTATCGGCGTACGACTTTCCGGGCGACGACATCCCGGTGGTGAAGGGCTCGGCGCTCAAGGCCCTCGAGGGGACCGAGACCGGCTGCATCGATGAATTGATGTCGGCGGTGGACGAACACATCCCCGTGCCGGTCCGGGACGTGGACAAGCCGTTCCTGATGCCGGTTGAGGACGTATTCTCGATCTCGGGCCGCGGCACCGTCGCGACAGGGCGCATCGAGCGCGGGATCGTGAAAGTGGGCGATGAAGTCGAGATCGTGGGGATCACGGATACGGCCAAGACGGTAGCGACAGGCGTTGAGATGTTCCGCAAGCTGCTGGACCAGGGCCAGGCGGGGGACAACGTCGGGGTGCTGCTTCGCGGGGTGAAGAAAGACGAGATAGAGCGCGGGCAGGTACTTTCGGCGCCGGGCTCGATCACCCCGCACGTGAAGTTCAAGGGCGAAGTATACATCCTGACGAAAGAAGAGGGAGGGCGTCACACGCCGTTTTTCAACGGGTATCGCCCGCAGTTTTACTTCCGGACGACGGACGTGACAGGGATAGTGGATTTGCCCGAAGGGCGGGAGATGGTGATGCCGGGGGACAACGTAACGATAGACGTGGCGCTGATCACGCCGATCGCGATGGAGAAAGAGCTGCGCTTCGCGATCCGCGAGGGCGGCCGCACGGTGGGCGCCGGCGTCGTCACCGAAGTCATCGAATAA